ACTTAATTTCTATAGTAAAGTAGAAATGAAATTAGCAGTCAAGTGAGatcaaatgaaagcattttagaTTCTACATTTCATGCAAGATATTTTGACTGCACATTATATGATTTATATATCTAGATTGAAAGATACAAAGGGTAAAAATAGAAGTGAATTTTATAAGTGTATGTTTCTAATTGCTGTAAATCCTGAATCTGCcaaactctgaagaaaaaaaaatacttttttttttctttttcttcatttaatagAGTTCCGGACAGGCAAAACCCAGCTATCTCACACCCTTTGTGGTAAGTGTGCTACCTTAAAAtggagagctttttttttttttttttttccactgaaccCATTCTTTACCACAATATCAAAATTCAACATATAAAGGCAAGTCAGAATTTTCTATCTCtagaaatacagtgaaaaagatCTCGGTGACTCTTACCTCTACTGATTGTGTTTGGATACAGAACTCATGTAcataattgctttttaatactGTAGGTTTTGCCATAAGGAGGGAGAAGACCATAAACAATCCCTGAGAGCAAAACACAGTatctggaaaagcagagcaaaatatGGATTacagggggacagggacattgctcagaaaagggCAAAGGCAAGATTCTTTCTCAGCaatgcttttaatttcctgatTTCAGGAGGTTTTCCTGAATATGACATTCTGAAAGGGCACTGAAAGGATACTACTGGCTCGTATTAACTGGATAAACAAAGACTTTGGCAGTGCCCGATATAGCAGGACTCTGATTCCTCAGCGCTATCTCACAGTGTGGAAATAGTAGTAAATAATAACTGCTGTAACCATGAACACTGCTGGAATATAGTTTCTAGGCGCTGGATAGGCAAACATTCACTTAAATGAACCCTTTGTTATAAAAGGATTGTGGCACCTTCTGGAAAAATGGAGCCTCTCCCATTTAGTACAATCTAATGGCCAAATCAGTCAGCAGAGTTGTATCTTTTTGCATGAACGATTACAACTGAATGAATTGAGTATTTTAGTTTATTCGCTTCAAAGAAACTAAAGCCACAATCAGTAACTATTCAGGAAAGATTTATACCCAAAGAATTTTTGATTATATgaattacagctgaaaaaaacctacaaaatcAATACTGTTAATTCGGGCAGAGGAATAAGAGGGTGTTTTGTGCATAAAAACTAACTAATAATACCCTCACctattttcaatataaaatatacagattTAGTGATGTTGCTGAGTAAAACACAATTTTGACACCATTAATTAAATCTCATCTGATCTCCAATAAAGGAAAATGGTGTGGCTTTCTTTTCAAGCTGGCAGTAAGACTTGAGATACGAGTGATTTCCACATTGATTAAAACTGGTGGCTCTTTGTGATATGGATAAACAGTCatcagattttattaaaaataattatagtgtaagaaactatttttcccactttttcaTGTTGACATTCTGATTCATTCTAGTGACAGCTCAGCTTCCAGGACCAAGTGGCTACACAGGTGGAAAGATTATCTTCATTGATACTGAAAACACTTTGTATCTTTTGGGCTGTTGAAAGCTACAGGTACAATGAACTGGGAAGACAGTTCGGTTTGTTATGAGTTTAAGCAAGAAGGAGGTTCCAGATAGCTCCATGCATGTAACACATTATGATGGACACAGAAAGCTTGCAGAGCACAGTGTGTAGTGGCCCACAAGGCAGTGACATTTCTCCGTCATTTGATCTAAtccaagctggaaaaaatagttaggatacagatttatttttaattgcttttttgaGATCTAACATGCTTTCTTAGTAATGGTACATGGTAGGAGGTGATAGGTCGATGAAAGGTGATAGAAGGTTTTATCCATGTATCAATCCCCCCCTCAAACCCTAAACACAAAGCAATTATCATCATGAGCCCCAAATTTTCTTCAACGTATGTGAGACAGTGTGAAAAGTCAGTCTTCTCTAGGATCAGAATAAATGCTCTCTTTTTCCATAGATTTATTTTGGAATGGAGTCTTAGTATTTTCAGAGCATGGTTTGTACAAAGAGAAATCCTTAACCTTGACTAACATCAGCCGACCAGACCGTCTTCGTGACATTGCTGATCGCTTCAACGTTGACCACGATGCCGTACTTGACAACGTGCTGTATGCACGTGCATATACTAGTGAGACCATCATTGCAACTGCCGTGAtacctgttttttccccctaaggCTTCTATTTTAATAGTTCTCAGTTTATTGGGTGAAATTGTCCACTGAGGATcataaataatgtttaaaaatcataaacaaAAGGAGTTACAAGCTTGCTTCTATTTCTGGGGGTGTACTGTAGCAGACTAGCTCAGTGTAAGTATTCCAGCTCAACTGCACTCCAAAAAGTTTTGCAGTTTGCTGCAACAACGCTGCTATGTGTACGATGGTTGTCAGTGTACCATCTTAGTAACAGAAACACCAATTAATGTAACCATGATTGCCTGAATGTCAGCTACTTCTATAATTTAcagaattatatattttatatatttataatttttatatatttatatataatttatagaTTTCTGTACAGAAATCCTCTATGATTTTGTGAATAGAACTTTATAGGGATAGTTGAATGCACTCTGTCAGAATACATTGCACTTAAACTTCAAGGACATTTTAAATGGGACTTCTATTTTCAGAATACAACATGAACATGAAAATACGGCAATACAATTTCTTTGTGTCATTTAATTCAGCATTGAATTGAAACAGTTGTATTGGTTTTCAGCtctcaacacacacacatacaaaagtTTTCTTCACACAGCTTTGTGTTGCAGCTTTTCACAAAGAAGTTTTGTTGCCTGGGCAAGTGGTAATTGAAGTCTTCAGAAACTTAGGCATTATTGGGTATTGTAGAGGTCGCTTGTTAATGGGCAGTGCACTTCAAACGGCTGGCagtgaaaatataaacagtGCAGACACCTAAAGTGGAATTTTAAAACCCAGGCTTTTGTTGCTTCAGAGCTCTTTCTGATCCTAATTTCATTTGTCAACCGTACTTCCCATCAGGTGAACATCAGATGGAATTGCTCGACTATGTCGCAGCCAAGTTCCATGAGGAAGCTGGTATCTTCAAGCTATTGGTACaagacactttttttctcctatgctttctgctttcagattctatatttttttcccactgaatttACTTATCCAGCATAATTCCAATATAGATCATTGACTCCATAATGGCACTCTTCCGTGTGGATTTCAGTGGTCGTGGAGAGTTGGCTGAACGACAACAGAAACTCGCTCAGATGCTGTCAAGGCTCCAAAAAATATCAGAAGGTAAGGGAAGCATTgcaaaatatggaaaacatGGACTGGGGTTACTGAAACAGTACTTGTTGGTAGCACAACCACCTCGTAGTCTGAGTGTGTTATCCAATCACGCATTGGCCCAGGAATCTTTCCTCACTTTACGTATCTGTCAGttaccaaaaagaaacaaaaaagatcaaaccaatttaaaaatatattatttaaacatGACAGATTAAGGGGTCTTTGGAATTATTCAACATTTAGAGTTTTCTGAGAAACAGTGTTAAGTCCTAAATGAGAGGACAGGCTGTGGAACTGGACAAATATTCAGCCTTTCCCCAGTTTCTACAGTCTAAATACTCAAGAAACACGAAGAAAAGAGGATGAAGGCACAGAGAGCGGAGTAGGCTGTGTTCATTGCCTCATTCCCTGCACTGTGCAATGCTCTCGGAGATGATGATGAGATGAACAGGATTCTTCCTTTTTTGGAATGTCTCAGAGATGTTGCTGAGGaatgagcaaatattttttatgcagtaaataccaaaaaaaaaggggaacaGACAGAGGGACGGAGAAGAGGCCTAGGGCAGGGAGCCAACAGGGAAGATGTGAATTGGGAAAGGCTTGTTTAGTGGGACTCTGAAAAGTGCTCATTTTTGGCATAAATATTACAGCTGGAGCCACACAGGAGCAGAGTTAGGCTGTCTTCTGACCAAGCCCAGCCAGCAGACAAAAGGAAgatttgcttctctttcctttgtgaTTTGAAGCGGTTCATTAGCAGCCTTGCTCTTACCAAGGGGGTGAGAATATTTTGGAGTTCTAATTTGATCTAGCCCGCCTTCTTGGCTTTATTTTCTATTGCAGAATATAACGTGGCTGTGTTTGTGACCAATCAGATGACCGCTGATCCAGGAGCAACTATGACGTAAgatgatattttttctctttttttgttattctcaTCCCTATTACATATTTATCAGAGATGAAAACTGAGATTGTGTGGAGCGAGAGGCGTTGATATGAAGGTATGCGCCTCTTTTCTTCAACTATTTCAGACTGATCATTGGCCCTTCTGGTGTGATGAATCATTTAGGGATGACACCTATAGGTTTCTCTcagttttcataattttttgtAAATGCTTATCTGCTGCCTGGAATGATGGCCTCTTTCACTGTGACTCGAATAAAGAGAACAAACTACAGAAactattgaaaacaaaacacattactTTCTTGGGGAGCAGTGTATGTATGCACTTCAAGGCGTGCGTTTCTTGAGCCGCTTCCATCTGATGAGAGGACAATTACGCCACTGAGCATTGCACCGGGCATTTGAACATCCTGTCTTGAGGCAAGCGTGTTTCAGTCctcttttgatttatttgcttatttattattcattactGAGTTCAGTATGCCTTGTCTGCCAGTTAATGACACCATTAACCTATGGAATTTGCACAGTGAATCATCAACATTTTCTTGCTAATTTAGCTTCCAGGCAGACCCAAAGAAGCCCATTGGGGGCCACATCCTCGCTCATGCTTCGACTACCCGAATTAGTTTGAGGAAAGGGCGGGGGGAGCTGCGCATTGCCAAGATATATGACAGGTAAATCACCGTCCCTTCATGGGGAGGAAGCCACGTTACGAGCAAGGGTAAGGTGACAAAGTTTGCGGTACTGAAACTTAAGAGCCTGTGAAACGATTCATGGTTTCAAATTAACCACGTTTCTGGATGGTACGTTGAGAGAATATCTGAAAGGAGAAACTAATTAGCAGATTTAAAGTCATCTTGCATATCATGTGTATTTGATTACGTAATCTTTCATCATAAATCCTACTAGGTGCTCATCTCTTAGAGACTATCGAATAGTCTGGTAAGGCTGGTGGTCCCTTAGCAGGAACATTCCAGAGCTGTTAAATTACCAAGTTTTCCTGACCTCAGTTGGTAGCAGTTTACCTGCTAAGCTGTGGCAGATGCAAGTcattaaaaatcatattaatGAAATTGCACAGAGAGACCACTGTGCCTGGTCAGGAGCTAAGACATGGAAGTTGAAGTTTGCATAAACAGAACCCTTTCTTCTCATGCACTTTCTCCGTTCCCCTCCCTTGTGTGTCATCTTCAGAGGTGGGTTTCACATTTTTGATAATATTGATCACTTTCTAGAGTTTGCCCACAGGCATAAAGATGTTGAAGTATTCCATGTTGAAGTAGTCCACGTTGCTTATAGTTACATTTCGGGGACTGTTCCACAACTGCATTTAACATGGGGGGAAaccagaagtttctttttttccacccccaGTCCTGAGATGCCTGAAAATGAAGCCACATTCGCAATAACTGCTGGAGGGATTGGAGATGCCAAAGAATAGGCAGAAAACAGATTCAAATATACAGCTGAAAACCTCCTAGGTAGTTGGGATGAAGATCTGTGCAAAGTCACTGACTCCCTggctgcatttttatatttttggaaCCGCTTGAGAGCTTTTGGGAGGACAGTAGGATAAACTCTGCGTGGTTCAGTTTTATTGATCTTAATAGAATTTGGTTCATTTAGGCTCTTCACTTTGCAAATGAACTTTCAGCAGACAAAGATATAAAAACCAAGCTCGTGAACTGTTCAAAGAAtccatttcctgttttttgtgAAAATCAAAGCTGTCTTttcatgtttaatattttagttcCTTTAAAGAAATCTCTGAGGTAGTGTAAAATCAAACAGAATTAGAATTAGTTTAAAAATTGACAAGTACATAGGTGATAAATATATGGAGAAGGCAGGAACAAGAGCCCAAGAACTTGATAGAATCTCATGTACAgtagaggaaaaacagttaCTTGAAAATACTTAAGCATTTTTatgttcaataaatatttttaatttctttttaaagcactttttttttttgagagaatgttttaaaatagtttttcctaaaggtaaaaataaaaaacaaattagaatAGCACTCTGCTTCTGTTGGGTTCTTTTAATCAACTCCTGCTTTCAATAATCTCATTGATCTTTCATGAGAGAAATAGAACATATGCAAcccaacattttaaaaccttttgtCTGGTTCTCTAAGGAAACAAACATTCCTTCTAGTATCAATAAGAATACTAAAAccaaagttttttaaaaaacatattgtcattatttttttttattaaaaagtagaagaaaacagaagcagggaCTACATGGGGGAGAGGCTGACACTCATACTTTCACTGAGGGTAACATGTTTATGATGCAGCTTGCTAAGAGAGCGTGCCCACAGGCCACTCAGCACAGGTGTAGCTCCAAACCAGCCAAAGCGTGCATCACTCTGGGCACAGGAAAAAACTGGGAGTAAAGAGAGAAATGGGGGGGGGTAGGGGACAAAATACCGATCCAGTCTGCATTACCTCTGATGCTCAtggaatttgtttcaaaatagaCTAGACCATTTACACACAAGATGCTTTAAtggaagggctttttttttattatcattattccCTTCTGTATAAGAATGCTGATTAGAATGGGTCTAGCTGGTGTCTGGttaaaaatcttgtctttttatttagatTAACTAATACACATAAGGTAATATGAAGTAAAAACACATCAGTGACCAGAAAACCATCGAAGAAAAGCCTGATGCTGTAGCCGAAGTTTAACTTCAGCGAGTTTACGCTGTGACAGACCTAAAGGGTTTGCCTTCTTTTAGCGGTTTCTTAACATATCTTGTTTTTAAGCCTGGCTCCAGGCTGAGTTATTTGTTAACTTCAAGGGTTCAAAAGTAAAGGGGACTCACTTTCTCTTCTGCCAGTGTGGCTGATTTTTGACAATCTGATAGCCTGGAAAGCACTGCTGACTGC
This is a stretch of genomic DNA from Cygnus atratus isolate AKBS03 ecotype Queensland, Australia chromosome 1, CAtr_DNAZoo_HiC_assembly, whole genome shotgun sequence. It encodes these proteins:
- the DMC1 gene encoding meiotic recombination protein DMC1/LIM15 homolog, which produces MKSTDQYFIACAFTMKAMEDQVVQEESGYQDDEESFFQDIDLLQKHGINVADIKKLKSVGICTIKGIQMTTRRALCNVKGLSEAKVDKIKEAANKLIEPGFLTAFEYSEKRKMVFHISTGSQEFDKLLGGGIESMAITEAFGEFRTGKTQLSHTLCVTAQLPGPSGYTGGKIIFIDTENTFRPDRLRDIADRFNVDHDAVLDNVLYARAYTSEHQMELLDYVAAKFHEEAGIFKLLIIDSIMALFRVDFSGRGELAERQQKLAQMLSRLQKISEEYNVAVFVTNQMTADPGATMTFQADPKKPIGGHILAHASTTRISLRKGRGELRIAKIYDSPEMPENEATFAITAGGIGDAKE